A genome region from Hippopotamus amphibius kiboko isolate mHipAmp2 chromosome 1, mHipAmp2.hap2, whole genome shotgun sequence includes the following:
- the TRIM63 gene encoding E3 ubiquitin-protein ligase TRIM63 translates to MDYKSSLIQDGNPMENLEKQLICPICLEMFTKPVVILPCQHNLCRKCAHDIFQAANPYWTNRVGSVSMSGGRFRCPSCRHEVIMDRHGVYGLQRNLLVENIIDIYKQECSSRPLQKGNHPMCKEHEDEKINIYCLTCEVPTCSMCKVFGAHKACEVAPLQSVFQGQKTELSNCISMLVAGNDRVQTIITQLEDSSRVTKENSHQVKEELSQKFDVLYAILDEKKSELLQRITREQEEKLSFLEALIQQYREQLDKSTKLVETAIQSLDEPGGAIFLLSAKQLIKSIVEASKGCQLGKIEQGFENMDYFTLDLEHIADTLRAIDFGTDEEEEEFTEEEEDREEEESTEGKEEGHQ, encoded by the exons ATGGATTATAAGTCAAGCCTGATCCAAGATGGGAACCCCATGGAAAACCTGGAGAAGCAGCTGATCTGCCCCATCTGCCTGGAGATGTTTACCAAGCCCGTGGTCATCTTGCCGTGTCAACACAACCTCTGTCGGAAGTGTGCCCACGACATCTTCCAG GCTGCAAATCCCTACTGGACCAACCGGGTTGGCTCAGTGTCCATGTCTGGAGGCCGTTTCCGGTGCCCCTCCTGCCGCCATGAGGTGATCATGGACCGTCACGGAGTGTATGGCCTGCAGAGGAATCTGCTGGTGGAGAACATCATTGACATCTACAAGCAGGAGTGCTCCAG TCGGCCCCTGCAGAAAGGCAACCACCCCATGTGCAAGGAGCATGAAGACGAGAAAATCAACATCTACTGCCTCACGTGTGAGGTACCCACGTGCTCCATGTGCAAGGTGTTTGGGGCCCACAAGGCCTGCGAGGTGGCCCCGCTGCAGAGTGTCTTCCAGGGACAAAAG ACTGAGCTGAGTAACTGTATCTCCATGCTGGTGGCAGGGAACGACCGAGTGCAGACCATCATCACTCAGCTGGAGGACTCCAGTCGAGTGACCAAG GAGAACAGTCACCAGGTGAAGGAAGAGCTGAGCCAGAAGTTTGATGTGCTGTATGCCATCCTGGACGAGAAGAAGAGTGAGCTGCTGCAACGGATCACGCGGGAGCAGGAAGAGAAGCTCAGCTTCCTTGAGGCCCTCATCCAGCAGTACCGGGAGCAACTGGACAAGTCCACCAAGCTGGTGGAGACAGCCATCCAGTCCCTGGATGAGCCTGGCGGGGCCATCTTCCTCTTG AGCGCCAAGCAACTCATCAAAAG cATTGTGGAAGCTTCCAAGGGTTGCCAGCTGGGGAAGATAGAGCAAGGCTTCGAAAACATGGACTACTTTACTTTGGACTTAGAGCACATAGCAGACACCCTGAGGGCCATCGACTTTGGGACAG